Proteins from a genomic interval of Sphingomonas sp. Y38-1Y:
- a CDS encoding inner membrane-spanning protein YciB, with the protein MAVDFGPLAVFFAVNALAPGTEIGRILAATAAFMIAITAALAFSWIKAGHISPMLWLSGGLVLVFGSLTLYFHDRVFIQVKPTFVYAMFAVLLGYGLATGKPLLQSLLESAYPGLTASGWRQLTINWAAFFAVAAVANEVARASLSWDQWVTFKTWGMIPATLIFTLANVPMLLKHGLQLDKPQDSAVPPPEG; encoded by the coding sequence ATGGCGGTCGATTTCGGCCCGCTCGCGGTGTTCTTCGCGGTCAATGCGCTGGCGCCGGGGACGGAGATCGGTCGCATCCTCGCCGCCACTGCCGCGTTCATGATCGCGATCACCGCGGCGCTCGCCTTCTCGTGGATCAAGGCGGGGCATATCTCGCCGATGCTGTGGCTGTCGGGCGGGCTGGTGCTCGTGTTCGGCAGCCTCACCCTCTACTTCCACGACCGCGTGTTCATTCAGGTCAAGCCGACCTTCGTCTATGCGATGTTCGCCGTCCTGCTGGGCTATGGCCTCGCGACCGGCAAGCCGCTGCTCCAGAGCCTGCTCGAAAGTGCCTATCCGGGCCTTACCGCGAGCGGGTGGCGGCAGCTGACGATCAACTGGGCAGCGTTCTTCGCGGTCGCGGCAGTCGCCAACGAAGTCGCGCGCGCGTCGCTCAGCTGGGATCAGTGGGTGACGTTCAAGACCTGGGGCATGATCCCGGCGACGCTGATCTTCACCCTTGCCAACGTGCCCATGCTGCTGAAGCATGGCCTCCAGCTCGACAAGCCGCAGGATTCGGCGGTCCCGCCGCCGGAGGGCTGA
- the ftsY gene encoding signal recognition particle-docking protein FtsY — translation MTAPSWHEKLLGGFRKTSDRLMGNLAGLSLARLDDATLDEIEEALIASDLGPETAARVRRRLEEGQYERNMEELGIRLVVAEEVEKALAKVAKPLEIEAFPRPQVILVIGVNGSGKTTTIAKLAKTLVDQDYGVMLAAGDTFRAAAIGQLRTWAERIGVPIVSGNEGGDAAGIVYEAVKQATATGIDVLIVDTAGRLQNKRELMDELAKIRRVLGRLNPAAPHDVVLVLDATTGQNALSQIEVFKEVAGVTGLVMTKLDGTARGGVLVAAAEKYGLPIHAIGVGEKADDLRAFDANEVSRIIAGVEELVR, via the coding sequence ATGACTGCCCCCAGCTGGCACGAGAAACTGCTCGGCGGCTTTCGCAAGACCTCCGACCGGCTGATGGGCAACCTCGCCGGGCTGTCGCTCGCGCGGCTCGACGACGCGACGCTCGACGAGATCGAGGAGGCGCTGATCGCGTCCGACCTGGGTCCGGAGACCGCCGCGCGCGTGCGCCGTCGCCTGGAAGAGGGCCAGTACGAGCGCAACATGGAGGAGCTCGGTATCCGTCTGGTCGTGGCCGAGGAGGTGGAGAAGGCCCTCGCCAAGGTGGCCAAGCCGCTCGAGATCGAGGCGTTTCCGCGGCCGCAGGTGATCCTCGTCATCGGCGTCAACGGCTCGGGCAAGACGACGACGATCGCCAAGCTCGCCAAGACGCTGGTCGATCAGGATTACGGCGTGATGCTGGCCGCGGGCGACACGTTCCGCGCCGCCGCGATCGGCCAGCTTCGCACCTGGGCCGAGCGGATCGGCGTGCCGATCGTCTCCGGCAACGAAGGCGGGGACGCGGCCGGCATCGTCTATGAGGCGGTGAAGCAGGCGACCGCGACCGGCATCGACGTGCTGATCGTCGACACCGCCGGCCGCCTTCAGAACAAGCGCGAGCTGATGGACGAGCTTGCCAAGATCCGCCGTGTGCTCGGCCGCCTCAACCCCGCCGCGCCGCACGACGTTGTGCTGGTGCTCGACGCGACGACGGGCCAGAACGCGCTCAGCCAGATCGAGGTGTTCAAGGAAGTGGCGGGCGTCACCGGCCTGGTCATGACCAAGCTCGACGGCACCGCGCGCGGCGGCGTGCTGGTGGCGGCGGCGGAGAAATACGGGCTGCCGATCCACGCGATCGGGGTGGGCGAGAAGGCCGACGACCTTCGCGCCTTCGACGCGAACGAGGTGTCGCGGATCATTGCCGGCGTCGAGGAGCTGGTGCGTTGA
- a CDS encoding MiaB/RimO family radical SAM methylthiotransferase, producing MFAAKPRGDMAEIVTLGCRLNLSESETIRAMVRDRRVAVVNSCAVTGEAVRQSRRAVRRLARAHPDAELVVTGCAATIDPAGFAALPGVARVVANPLKLSPEAWGAPAPAEPAPSPHARALVEVQNGCDHACTFCIIPAGRGASRSLPAGGVVDRIRALVDAGHREVVLTGVDLTSYGGDLPGIPTLGRLVERILRLVPDLPRIRLSSIDPAEVDDRLFALFAHEPRVMPHLHLSMQAGDDLILKRMKRRHSRAQAVELVARLHALRPDIAVGADLIAGFPTEDDAAFANSASLIETCRIVHPHIFPYSPREGTPAARMPQVDPAIVRDRAAQLRAIAARVRDDWQAGLVGSIQSVLVERPGDRGHAENFAEVRLTRPAVPGTLIRARITAAHDHLIGEPE from the coding sequence ATGTTCGCCGCCAAGCCGCGGGGTGACATGGCCGAGATCGTCACGCTGGGCTGCCGCCTCAACCTTTCCGAAAGCGAAACGATCCGGGCGATGGTCCGCGATCGGCGCGTCGCGGTGGTCAACAGCTGCGCGGTGACGGGCGAGGCGGTGCGCCAGTCGCGTCGCGCGGTCCGCCGCCTAGCGCGTGCGCATCCGGACGCCGAGCTGGTCGTGACCGGCTGCGCCGCGACGATCGATCCGGCGGGGTTCGCCGCACTGCCCGGCGTCGCGCGTGTGGTCGCCAATCCGCTCAAGCTCTCGCCCGAGGCATGGGGCGCCCCGGCACCCGCCGAGCCCGCCCCCTCTCCCCATGCCCGCGCGCTGGTCGAAGTCCAGAATGGTTGCGACCATGCGTGCACCTTCTGCATCATCCCCGCTGGACGCGGTGCCAGCCGCTCGCTGCCCGCCGGCGGCGTCGTCGATCGCATCCGGGCGCTGGTCGATGCCGGGCACCGGGAGGTCGTGCTGACCGGTGTGGACCTGACGAGCTATGGCGGCGACCTGCCCGGCATCCCGACGCTCGGGCGCTTGGTCGAGCGCATCCTCCGCCTCGTCCCCGACCTGCCGCGCATACGCCTCTCCTCGATCGACCCCGCCGAGGTCGACGACCGGCTGTTCGCACTGTTCGCGCACGAGCCGCGGGTGATGCCGCACCTTCACCTGTCAATGCAGGCGGGCGACGACCTGATCCTCAAGCGCATGAAGCGCCGTCACAGCCGCGCGCAGGCGGTCGAGCTCGTCGCCCGCCTGCACGCGCTCCGCCCCGACATCGCCGTCGGCGCGGACCTGATCGCCGGCTTCCCGACCGAGGACGATGCCGCCTTCGCCAACAGCGCCTCGCTGATCGAGACGTGCCGCATCGTCCACCCACACATCTTTCCTTATTCCCCGCGCGAAGGCACCCCCGCCGCCCGCATGCCGCAGGTCGATCCTGCCATCGTCCGCGATCGCGCCGCGCAGCTTCGCGCAATCGCCGCGCGCGTCCGCGACGACTGGCAGGCCGGCCTGGTCGGCAGCATCCAGTCGGTGCTGGTCGAGCGCCCCGGCGACCGCGGCCATGCCGAGAATTTCGCCGAGGTGCGGCTGACCCGCCCCGCCGTCCCCGGCACCCTCATCCGTGCGCGCATCACGGCCGCGCACGACCATCTGATCGGAGAGCCCGAATGA
- a CDS encoding DUF924 family protein has translation MHGQAAAVLDFWFGECTPEQHFAKDEALDRTIADRFGALRDRVVAEGAGGWRDDPESLLAAIILIDQFSRNIYRGSAEAFAADPLALTLAREGVAKGFDARLPPERAKFLYMPFMHAEDAGAQADCVRLFEALGDTESADYARQHQAVIADYGRFPSRNAALGREDTPAEVAYLSRPDAGW, from the coding sequence ATGCACGGGCAGGCGGCGGCGGTACTCGACTTCTGGTTCGGCGAATGCACGCCCGAACAGCATTTCGCCAAGGACGAGGCGCTCGACCGGACGATCGCCGATCGCTTCGGTGCCCTGCGCGACCGCGTCGTGGCCGAAGGGGCGGGCGGCTGGCGCGACGATCCCGAAAGCCTGCTTGCCGCGATCATCCTGATCGACCAGTTCAGCCGCAATATCTATCGCGGCTCGGCCGAAGCGTTCGCCGCCGATCCGCTGGCACTGACGCTGGCGCGCGAGGGTGTCGCAAAGGGGTTTGACGCGCGGCTACCGCCGGAGCGCGCCAAGTTCCTCTACATGCCGTTCATGCATGCCGAGGATGCGGGCGCGCAGGCCGACTGCGTGCGGTTGTTCGAGGCGCTGGGCGACACCGAATCGGCCGATTACGCGCGCCAGCATCAGGCGGTCATCGCCGACTATGGCCGCTTCCCCTCGCGCAATGCCGCATTGGGGCGCGAGGACACACCGGCCGAAGTCGCCTATCTCAGCCGGCCCGACGCCGGCTGGTGA
- a CDS encoding putative bifunctional diguanylate cyclase/phosphodiesterase, which produces MTSDGPDAEAPARVTGAISVAAILLFVGIASTVLSQLVGQYLGTREAADEMLVIALLLNTALILIGWRRHTGLVGQVRGHAEAAARARALAARDPLTGFHNRRSLADEGGAMLTNAERRHKAVALLALDLDHFKSVNDMHGHAVGDALLRLVAQEMEAISPTSALHARLGGDEFAITMVFDPSAPDVVDRVAERLVARLSQPFEAEGQTLHISCSLGIARSDFGSHSIEALMRAGDIAMYAAKKSGRNRFAWFDPSMERDLKARNELEQGLRIAIPGGQIVPYFEQQVDLAEGRLTGLEVLARWEHPTRGLIGPDRFIPIAEETGMIAELSLSIMRQAFTAARDWDPGLTLSVNISPWQLRDAWLAQKIIKTLTETGFPASRLEIEITESALFDNLALAQSIAGSLKNQGVKLALDDFGTGYSSLAHLRALPFDRIKIDKSFVTSINEAPDSAAIVTAIVRLGESLNLPVTAEGIEDETIAARLAAMGCAKGQGWYYGKPLSTIGVRKLLAERHLITGIEPEPAIVLPITSRRRAG; this is translated from the coding sequence ATGACCAGCGACGGACCAGATGCCGAGGCGCCCGCACGCGTGACCGGCGCGATCAGCGTCGCGGCGATCCTGCTCTTCGTCGGCATCGCCTCGACCGTCCTGTCGCAGCTCGTAGGCCAGTATCTCGGCACGCGAGAGGCGGCGGACGAGATGCTGGTGATCGCGCTTCTGCTCAACACCGCGCTGATCCTGATCGGCTGGCGGCGGCACACCGGCCTGGTCGGCCAAGTGCGCGGCCATGCGGAGGCGGCGGCGCGCGCGCGGGCACTGGCGGCACGCGACCCGCTGACCGGCTTTCACAATCGCCGCAGCCTCGCCGACGAAGGCGGCGCGATGCTCACGAATGCCGAGCGCCGCCACAAGGCGGTCGCGCTGCTGGCGCTCGACCTCGACCACTTCAAGAGCGTCAACGACATGCACGGCCATGCCGTCGGCGACGCGCTGCTGCGGCTGGTCGCGCAGGAGATGGAGGCGATCAGCCCGACCAGCGCGCTTCATGCGCGGCTGGGCGGCGACGAATTTGCGATCACGATGGTCTTCGATCCCAGCGCGCCCGACGTCGTCGACCGTGTCGCCGAGCGGCTGGTCGCGCGCCTCTCGCAGCCGTTCGAGGCGGAGGGCCAGACACTCCACATCAGCTGCTCGCTCGGCATCGCGCGATCGGATTTCGGCAGCCATTCGATCGAGGCGCTGATGCGCGCTGGCGACATCGCCATGTACGCGGCCAAGAAATCGGGTCGTAACCGGTTCGCCTGGTTCGACCCCTCGATGGAGCGCGACCTCAAGGCGCGCAACGAGCTGGAACAGGGGCTGCGCATCGCCATCCCCGGCGGCCAGATCGTCCCCTATTTCGAACAGCAGGTCGATCTTGCCGAGGGGCGCCTCACCGGCCTCGAAGTCCTTGCGCGCTGGGAGCATCCGACGCGCGGGCTGATCGGCCCCGACCGCTTCATTCCGATCGCCGAGGAAACCGGCATGATCGCGGAGCTCTCGCTGTCGATCATGCGTCAGGCGTTCACCGCCGCGCGCGACTGGGACCCCGGTCTCACGCTCTCGGTCAACATCTCGCCCTGGCAGCTTCGCGATGCGTGGCTGGCACAGAAGATCATCAAGACGCTGACCGAGACGGGCTTTCCCGCCAGCCGGCTCGAGATCGAGATCACCGAAAGCGCGCTGTTCGACAATCTGGCGCTCGCCCAATCGATCGCGGGCAGCCTCAAGAACCAGGGCGTGAAACTCGCGCTCGACGATTTCGGGACGGGCTATTCCAGCCTCGCGCACCTTCGCGCGCTGCCCTTCGACCGGATCAAGATCGACAAGTCGTTCGTCACCTCGATCAACGAGGCGCCGGATTCGGCCGCGATCGTCACCGCGATCGTCCGCCTCGGTGAAAGCCTCAATCTGCCCGTCACCGCCGAGGGGATCGAGGACGAGACGATCGCCGCGCGCCTGGCCGCGATGGGCTGTGCCAAGGGTCAGGGCTGGTATTACGGCAAGCCGCTCTCGACGATCGGCGTCCGCAAGCTCCTGGCCGAGCGGCACCTCATCACCGGGATCGAGCCCGAGCCGGCGATCGTGCTGCCGATCACCAGCCGGCGTCGGGCCGGCTGA
- the ffh gene encoding signal recognition particle protein, translated as MFDSLSDRLGGVFDRLRGRGALTEADVRGAMREVRIALLEADVALPVARAFVDKVTEEAVGQNVLRSVTPGQQVVKIVNDALVEMLGADSADLDIDVTPPAVVMMVGLQGSGKTTTTAKLSRLIKKRGKKVLMASLDVNRPAAQEQLAVLGTQAEVATLPIVQGQQPVDIARRALQSAKLQGFDVVMLDTAGRLHVDQALMDEMKAVADISKPNEILLVVDSLTGQDAVNVATNFSQQVPLTGVVLTRMDGDARGGAALSMRAVTGKPIKFAGVGEKLDAIEPFHPKRVAGRILGMGDVVSLVERAAEAIQADDAEKMASRLAKGQFDMNDLRSQLAQMRRMGGLGALAGMIPGMKKAQAAMAASSMDDRILIRMDAMIGSMTIKERSKPELLNAKRKIRVAKGSGTTVQDVNKLLKMHQEMATAMKRIKKMGGIKGLAAMLGKGGPGGGMGGIGNALGGPAMGDFMSKAGGGLPGLGGGGDTPKLPPGFEDLLKKK; from the coding sequence ATGTTCGACAGTCTCAGCGATCGGCTTGGCGGCGTCTTCGACCGCCTGCGCGGCCGCGGCGCGCTGACCGAAGCCGATGTGCGCGGCGCGATGCGCGAGGTGCGGATCGCGCTGCTTGAGGCGGACGTCGCGCTGCCCGTCGCGCGCGCCTTTGTCGACAAGGTGACCGAGGAAGCGGTCGGCCAGAACGTCCTGCGCTCGGTCACGCCGGGGCAGCAGGTCGTCAAGATCGTCAACGACGCGCTGGTCGAGATGCTGGGCGCGGACAGCGCCGACCTCGACATCGACGTGACGCCGCCCGCGGTCGTGATGATGGTCGGCCTTCAAGGCTCGGGCAAGACGACCACGACGGCCAAGCTGTCGCGGCTCATCAAGAAGCGCGGCAAGAAGGTGCTGATGGCGTCGCTGGACGTCAATCGCCCGGCCGCGCAGGAGCAGCTGGCGGTGCTCGGCACCCAGGCCGAGGTCGCGACGCTGCCGATCGTTCAGGGCCAGCAGCCCGTCGACATCGCCCGCCGCGCGCTCCAGTCGGCGAAGCTCCAGGGCTTCGACGTGGTGATGCTCGACACCGCGGGCCGCCTCCACGTCGACCAAGCGCTGATGGACGAGATGAAGGCGGTCGCCGACATTTCGAAGCCCAACGAGATCCTGCTCGTCGTCGATTCGCTGACCGGTCAGGACGCGGTCAACGTCGCCACCAACTTCAGCCAGCAGGTGCCGCTGACCGGCGTCGTGCTGACCCGCATGGACGGCGATGCGCGTGGCGGTGCGGCGCTGTCGATGCGCGCCGTCACCGGCAAGCCGATCAAGTTCGCGGGCGTCGGCGAGAAGCTCGACGCGATCGAGCCCTTTCATCCCAAGCGCGTCGCCGGCCGCATCCTGGGCATGGGCGACGTCGTCAGCCTGGTCGAGCGCGCGGCCGAGGCGATCCAGGCCGACGATGCCGAGAAGATGGCCTCGCGCCTGGCCAAAGGGCAGTTCGATATGAACGACCTGCGCAGCCAGCTGGCGCAGATGCGCCGCATGGGCGGGCTCGGCGCGCTTGCCGGCATGATCCCCGGCATGAAGAAGGCGCAGGCGGCGATGGCGGCGTCCAGCATGGACGACCGCATCCTGATCCGTATGGACGCAATGATCGGATCGATGACGATCAAGGAGCGGTCGAAGCCGGAACTGCTCAACGCCAAGCGCAAGATCCGCGTCGCCAAAGGGTCGGGCACCACGGTGCAGGACGTCAACAAGCTCCTGAAGATGCATCAGGAAATGGCGACCGCGATGAAGCGCATCAAGAAGATGGGGGGCATCAAGGGTCTTGCCGCGATGCTGGGCAAGGGTGGTCCCGGCGGCGGCATGGGCGGCATCGGCAATGCGCTGGGCGGCCCGGCGATGGGCGATTTCATGAGCAAGGCGGGCGGCGGCCTGCCGGGCCTGGGCGGCGGGGGCGACACGCCCAAGCTGCCGCCGGGGTTCGAGGACCTGTTGAAGAAGAAGTGA
- the rpsP gene encoding 30S ribosomal protein S16 produces the protein MAISMRLSRGGSKKRPYYRIVIADARSPRDGKFIEKIGTYNPLLAKDSDERVKLDTDRAKHWLSVGAQPTDRVARFLDAAGLRERAARNNPNKAKPGEKATERAEERAEKAKAREEAAAEATSAPAATEETAEA, from the coding sequence ATGGCAATCAGCATGCGTCTGTCGCGTGGCGGCTCGAAGAAGCGTCCCTATTACCGGATCGTCATCGCCGACGCCCGCAGCCCGCGCGACGGCAAGTTCATCGAGAAGATCGGCACCTACAACCCGCTGCTCGCCAAGGATTCGGACGAGCGCGTCAAGCTGGACACCGATCGCGCCAAGCACTGGCTGAGCGTCGGCGCGCAGCCGACCGACCGCGTCGCGCGCTTCCTCGACGCCGCGGGCCTGCGTGAGCGCGCCGCGCGCAACAACCCGAACAAGGCGAAGCCCGGCGAGAAGGCGACCGAGCGCGCCGAGGAGCGGGCCGAGAAGGCGAAGGCTCGCGAGGAAGCCGCCGCCGAGGCGACCAGCGCCCCCGCCGCTACCGAAGAAACTGCCGAGGCTTGA
- the rimM gene encoding ribosome maturation factor RimM (Essential for efficient processing of 16S rRNA), whose translation MTRPTIPPATGPDRPVTLAVVTGAHGVRGEVRLKIFADDLAAHRVFNGGALKLESLRNGVARLSGVADRTAAEAMRGTALTVPRSSLPPLEDGEYYHVDLIGLAARSEGGEPLGVTVAVENYGASDVVEIERPDGRRFLVPLTPQAVPHWDERELVVADAFIE comes from the coding sequence ATGACGCGACCGACGATCCCGCCAGCAACGGGGCCTGATCGCCCCGTCACGCTGGCGGTCGTCACCGGCGCGCACGGCGTGCGCGGCGAGGTGCGGCTGAAGATCTTCGCCGACGACCTTGCCGCGCACCGCGTGTTCAACGGCGGTGCGCTGAAGCTGGAAAGCCTGCGCAACGGCGTGGCGCGCCTGTCCGGCGTGGCCGACCGGACGGCGGCGGAAGCGATGCGCGGCACCGCCTTGACGGTGCCGCGGTCGAGCCTGCCGCCGCTCGAGGACGGCGAATATTATCATGTCGACCTGATCGGCCTCGCCGCCCGCAGCGAGGGCGGCGAGCCGCTGGGCGTCACCGTCGCGGTCGAGAATTACGGCGCGAGTGACGTGGTCGAGATCGAGCGGCCCGACGGCCGCCGCTTCCTCGTGCCGCTCACGCCACAGGCGGTGCCGCACTGGGACGAGCGCGAGTTGGTCGTCGCCGACGCGTTCATCGAATAG
- a CDS encoding integration host factor subunit beta encodes MIRSELVQLLVRDNPDLAVRDVERIVNIFFDQISTRLSEDGRVELRGFGAFSTRARDARTGRNPRTGEVVPVDAKRVPYFKPGKEMRERLNVAE; translated from the coding sequence ATGATCCGTTCCGAACTGGTGCAGCTTCTGGTCCGCGACAATCCGGACCTGGCCGTTCGCGACGTCGAGCGCATCGTCAACATCTTCTTCGACCAGATCAGCACGCGCCTGTCCGAGGACGGCCGCGTCGAGCTTCGCGGCTTCGGTGCCTTCTCGACTCGCGCGCGCGACGCGCGCACTGGCCGCAACCCGCGCACGGGCGAGGTCGTCCCCGTCGACGCCAAGCGCGTCCCCTATTTCAAGCCCGGCAAGGAAATGCGCGAGCGGCTGAACGTCGCCGAGTAG
- the rpsA gene encoding 30S ribosomal protein S1, with translation MATNPTRDDFAAMLDDMFGGADSFEGRVVHGTVTAIENDLAVIDVGLKSEGRVPLREFAAPGQKAELKVGDEVEVYVDRVENANGEAMLSRDRARREAAWDKLELEFSQGNRVEGVIFGRVKGGFTVDLSGAVAFLPGSQVDIRPVRDVTPLMDLPQPFQILKMDRKRGNIVVSRRAVLEETRAEQRSGLIQSLAEGQIIDGVVKNITDYGAFVDLGGIDGLLHVTDLSYKRVGHPSEMLNIGDTVKVQIIRINRDTQRISLGMKQLESDPWDGAGAKYPVGAKLSGRVTNITEYGAFVELEPGIEGLVHVSEMSWTKKNVHPGKIVSTSQEVEVVVLEVDQDKRRISLGLKQAQQNPWERFAEAHPVGSEVEGEVKNATEFGLFIGLDGDVDGMVHMSDIAWGISGEDALALHRKGEVVKAIVLAVEADKERISLGMKQLERGAPVAGGAAAGGGSRVGKNEIVTVTVLEVRDAGLEVQSGDDGVTGFIKRTDLGRDRDEQRPERFQVGQKFDALVTGFDRSKKPTFSIKAMQIAEEKQAVAQYGSSDSGASLGDILGEALKARGEGR, from the coding sequence ATGGCTACCAACCCCACCCGCGACGATTTCGCCGCGATGCTCGACGACATGTTCGGCGGTGCCGACAGCTTTGAAGGCCGCGTCGTCCACGGCACCGTCACCGCCATCGAGAACGACCTGGCCGTCATCGACGTCGGTCTGAAGTCCGAAGGCCGCGTGCCGCTGCGCGAATTCGCCGCGCCGGGCCAGAAGGCCGAGCTCAAGGTCGGCGACGAGGTCGAGGTCTATGTCGACCGCGTCGAGAACGCCAATGGCGAAGCGATGCTGTCGCGCGACCGCGCCCGCCGCGAAGCGGCCTGGGACAAGCTCGAGCTCGAGTTCAGCCAGGGCAACCGCGTCGAGGGCGTGATCTTCGGCCGCGTCAAGGGCGGCTTCACCGTCGACCTGTCGGGCGCCGTCGCGTTCCTGCCGGGTTCGCAGGTCGACATCCGCCCCGTGCGCGACGTCACCCCGCTGATGGACCTGCCCCAGCCCTTCCAGATCCTGAAGATGGACCGCAAGCGCGGCAACATCGTCGTGTCGCGCCGCGCCGTCCTCGAAGAGACGCGCGCCGAGCAACGTTCGGGCCTGATCCAGAGCCTGGCCGAGGGCCAGATCATCGACGGCGTCGTCAAGAACATCACCGATTACGGTGCGTTCGTCGACCTGGGCGGCATCGACGGCCTGCTCCACGTCACCGACCTCAGCTACAAGCGCGTCGGCCACCCGTCGGAGATGCTGAATATCGGCGACACGGTGAAGGTGCAGATCATCCGCATCAACCGCGACACGCAGCGCATCTCGCTCGGTATGAAGCAGCTCGAGAGCGATCCGTGGGATGGCGCGGGCGCGAAGTATCCGGTCGGCGCCAAGCTGTCGGGCCGCGTCACGAACATCACCGAATATGGTGCGTTCGTCGAGCTTGAGCCGGGTATCGAGGGTCTCGTCCACGTCAGCGAGATGTCGTGGACCAAGAAGAACGTCCATCCGGGCAAGATCGTCTCGACCTCGCAGGAAGTCGAAGTCGTCGTGCTCGAGGTCGATCAGGACAAGCGCCGCATCTCGCTCGGCCTCAAGCAGGCTCAGCAGAACCCGTGGGAGCGCTTCGCCGAGGCGCACCCGGTCGGCAGCGAAGTCGAGGGCGAAGTCAAGAATGCCACCGAGTTCGGCCTGTTCATCGGCCTGGACGGCGACGTCGACGGCATGGTCCACATGTCCGACATCGCGTGGGGCATCTCGGGCGAGGACGCGCTGGCGCTCCATCGCAAGGGTGAGGTCGTCAAGGCGATCGTGCTCGCGGTCGAGGCCGACAAGGAGCGTATCTCGCTCGGCATGAAGCAGCTCGAGCGCGGCGCCCCCGTCGCGGGCGGTGCGGCGGCCGGCGGCGGCAGCCGCGTTGGCAAGAACGAGATCGTCACCGTGACCGTGCTCGAAGTCCGCGATGCGGGCCTCGAGGTCCAGTCGGGCGACGACGGCGTCACCGGCTTCATCAAGCGCACCGATCTGGGCCGCGACCGCGACGAGCAGCGTCCGGAGCGTTTCCAGGTCGGCCAGAAGTTCGACGCGCTGGTGACCGGCTTCGACCGCTCGAAGAAGCCGACCTTCTCGATCAAAGCGATGCAGATCGCCGAAGAGAAGCAGGCGGTCGCGCAGTACGGCTCGTCCGACTCGGGTGCGTCGCTCGGCGACATCCTGGGCGAGGCGCTCAAGGCTCGCGGCGAAGGTCGCTAA
- a CDS encoding glutathione S-transferase: protein MTIIVHHLENSRSQRVLWLLEELGLPYEVKRYERNKVTMLAPPELKRIHPLGKSPVIEDVAAAGGDRVVVAETGAIVEYLVQKCDGRLGTPARREDVLRYRFFLHYAEGSVMPPLLVKLVLSKVPLLGKVAMKRIQPMIDVHLDYIEAELVSRSWFAGDQFTAADIMMSFPLEAARSRGGLDESRPATIAWLQKVHARTAYQAALAKGGPYAFA from the coding sequence ATGACGATCATCGTCCACCACCTCGAAAATTCGCGCTCGCAGCGGGTGCTGTGGCTGCTCGAGGAACTGGGCCTGCCGTACGAGGTCAAGCGGTACGAACGCAACAAGGTGACGATGCTCGCCCCGCCCGAGCTGAAGCGCATCCATCCGCTCGGCAAATCGCCGGTGATCGAGGATGTCGCGGCGGCGGGCGGCGACCGGGTGGTGGTGGCGGAGACGGGCGCGATCGTCGAATATCTGGTCCAGAAATGCGACGGCCGGCTGGGCACGCCCGCGCGGCGCGAAGACGTGCTCCGCTATCGCTTCTTCCTCCATTATGCCGAAGGGTCGGTGATGCCGCCGTTGCTCGTAAAGCTGGTGCTGAGCAAGGTGCCGCTGCTCGGCAAGGTGGCGATGAAGCGCATCCAGCCGATGATCGACGTCCACCTCGACTATATCGAGGCGGAATTGGTGAGCCGGTCCTGGTTCGCCGGCGACCAGTTCACAGCGGCGGACATCATGATGAGCTTCCCGCTGGAAGCGGCCCGCAGCCGCGGCGGGCTGGACGAGAGCCGGCCTGCGACCATTGCGTGGCTGCAGAAGGTCCACGCGCGGACGGCGTACCAGGCGGCGCTGGCGAAGGGCGGGCCGTATGCGTTTGCTTGA